Proteins encoded together in one Campylobacter concisus window:
- a CDS encoding sodium-dependent transporter, producing the protein MAKEQFSKIGYVLAVAGSAVGLGNAWKFPYMVGENGGSAFVILYLLITFLVGIPIFMAELSIGKLSESDSVNAFRKLANKNKNLWQLVGILAMVTAAIISSYYIVIIGWVFKYFTLSFTGLPNDIESSKVIFNELLTHGLGEQTLYFVIAFVACFFILSKGVKSGIEKLNVWMMPSLFIMVLIMLIFSMTMNGFTKSAEFLLVPDFSKISFNSLLLALGLAFWTLSLGMAAIITYSASLSDDTNLATSTLSIVFINIVLAIMMGLVIFTFIFEFGAEPSQGPGLVFISLPTLFAKLGMIGQILAVAFFAALIFAGITSAISIVEPFVFFLIREYGISRIKALSIVGAGVFVLGFLCLLSNIENVGDKFMLFGKNFFDFLDFTASNVLLPISGIGGAIFVGYFMKREALYVLFSPYMSDFVFSAWYFLLRYVAPVCVFIIMINKLFF; encoded by the coding sequence ATGGCAAAAGAACAGTTTTCTAAAATAGGTTATGTTTTAGCAGTTGCAGGATCAGCGGTTGGACTTGGAAATGCATGGAAATTTCCATATATGGTCGGTGAAAATGGTGGATCGGCATTTGTTATTTTATATCTTTTGATAACGTTTTTAGTTGGCATACCTATCTTTATGGCAGAGCTAAGTATTGGCAAACTTAGTGAGAGCGATAGTGTAAATGCCTTTAGAAAGTTAGCGAATAAAAATAAAAATTTATGGCAACTAGTTGGAATTTTAGCTATGGTAACCGCAGCTATAATCTCATCTTATTATATTGTTATCATCGGCTGGGTCTTTAAGTATTTCACACTATCTTTTACCGGTCTTCCAAACGATATAGAAAGTTCAAAAGTAATATTTAACGAGCTTCTTACACATGGTCTTGGCGAGCAGACACTTTATTTTGTTATAGCATTTGTAGCTTGCTTTTTTATCCTTTCAAAAGGAGTGAAAAGTGGCATTGAAAAGCTAAATGTTTGGATGATGCCAAGCCTATTTATCATGGTTTTAATCATGCTTATTTTTTCTATGACGATGAATGGCTTTACAAAATCTGCTGAGTTTTTACTTGTTCCTGACTTTAGTAAAATTTCATTTAACTCGCTCTTGCTTGCTCTTGGGCTTGCTTTTTGGACACTATCTCTTGGTATGGCAGCGATCATTACATATTCGGCTAGCCTAAGTGACGATACAAATTTAGCTACTTCTACGCTAAGTATCGTTTTTATAAACATCGTCCTAGCCATTATGATGGGTCTTGTTATCTTTACATTTATATTTGAATTTGGCGCAGAGCCGTCTCAAGGACCAGGGCTTGTCTTTATCTCGCTTCCAACGCTCTTTGCTAAGCTTGGTATGATAGGTCAAATTTTAGCTGTGGCATTTTTTGCTGCACTTATCTTTGCTGGCATTACTTCGGCTATCTCTATCGTAGAGCCGTTCGTATTTTTCTTGATCAGAGAGTATGGCATTAGCAGGATAAAAGCTCTTAGCATAGTTGGAGCTGGTGTTTTTGTGTTAGGATTTTTATGTCTTTTATCAAATATAGAAAATGTTGGCGACAAATTTATGCTCTTTGGTAAAAATTTCTTTGATTTTCTTGACTTTACCGCTTCAAATGTTTTGCTTCCAATTAGTGGTATTGGTGGAGCGATATTTGTTGGATATTTTATGAAAAGAGAAGCACTTTATGTGCTATTTAGTCCATATATGAGCGACTTTGTATTTAGCGCGTGGTATTTTTTATTAAGATATGTGGCACCAGTTTGCGTATTTATCATCATGATAAATAAATTGTTTTTTTAA